A single Fusobacterium hominis DNA region contains:
- a CDS encoding L-threonylcarbamoyladenylate synthase yields MENKYIYNLQNIDLEKIGSLLKEGKLIIYPTDTVYGVGAIMDSIDAIKGVYNAKKRNFSSPLIVLVSDPNKISKIAYIDEKHKENINKLINKFWPGGLTIILKKKSCVPDIMTANGDTVGVRMPDLKISLDIIDSVGGLFPTTSANISGETTPRSYKELSCEFKNRVDIIIDGGKSPVGVASTIIDMSGDTPKIIRVGAISIKEIEDVIGKI; encoded by the coding sequence GTGGAAAATAAATATATATATAATTTACAAAATATTGATTTAGAAAAAATTGGATCTCTATTAAAAGAGGGAAAATTAATTATTTATCCTACAGACACAGTATACGGTGTAGGTGCTATTATGGACTCAATTGATGCTATAAAAGGAGTTTATAATGCTAAGAAACGTAATTTTTCTTCACCGCTCATTGTTCTTGTCAGTGATCCAAATAAAATTTCTAAAATAGCTTATATAGATGAAAAACATAAAGAAAACATTAATAAATTAATTAATAAATTCTGGCCAGGTGGGCTAACTATTATTTTAAAGAAAAAATCATGTGTTCCAGATATTATGACTGCTAATGGTGATACTGTTGGAGTAAGAATGCCTGATTTAAAAATATCATTAGATATTATTGACTCTGTAGGAGGATTATTTCCTACAACTAGTGCTAATATATCTGGAGAAACTACTCCTAGATCTTATAAGGAGCTGTCTTGTGAGTTTAAAAATAGAGTAGATATTATAATTGATGGAGGAAAATCTCCTGTAGGAGTTGCATCAACTATTATTGATATGAGTGGCGATACACCAAAAATTATTAGAGTTGGAGCAATATCTATAAAAGAAATAGAAGATGTAATTGGAAAAATATAA
- a CDS encoding ribose-phosphate diphosphokinase — protein sequence MINSENVKIFAGTSNRDLAKKIAEKYGLPLGKAEVVRFKDGEVFVKIDETVRGRDVFVVQSTSEPVNENLMELLIFIDALKRASAKSINVIMPYYGYARQDRKSNPREPITSKLVANLLTTAGASRIVTMDLHADQIQGFFDIPVDHMQGLPLMVKYFMKKGLYGDDVVVVSPDIGGVKRARKLAEWLDCKIAIIDKRRPKPNMSEVMNLIGEVQGKTAIFIDDMIDTAGTITNGAAAIVERGAKEAYACCTHAVFSDPAIERLAASPLKEVIITDSIALPERKKLDKITVLSVDEILAEAIRRIVNNQSVSELFEKRFIIEK from the coding sequence ATGATTAATTCTGAAAATGTAAAAATTTTCGCTGGAACTTCAAACAGAGATTTAGCTAAAAAAATAGCTGAAAAGTATGGTCTTCCATTAGGAAAAGCTGAAGTTGTAAGATTCAAAGATGGAGAGGTATTTGTAAAAATTGATGAAACTGTAAGAGGTAGAGATGTATTTGTTGTTCAATCTACATCTGAACCTGTTAATGAAAATTTAATGGAATTATTAATTTTCATCGATGCATTAAAAAGAGCATCTGCTAAAAGCATCAATGTAATTATGCCTTATTACGGATATGCTAGACAAGATAGAAAATCTAATCCTAGAGAACCTATCACTTCTAAACTTGTAGCAAATCTACTTACTACAGCAGGAGCAAGCAGAATAGTAACTATGGATTTACATGCTGATCAAATTCAAGGATTCTTTGATATCCCTGTTGACCACATGCAAGGTCTACCACTAATGGTTAAATACTTTATGAAAAAAGGTCTTTATGGTGATGACGTAGTTGTTGTTTCTCCAGACATTGGTGGAGTAAAAAGAGCTAGAAAACTTGCTGAATGGCTTGACTGTAAAATTGCTATAATTGACAAAAGAAGACCAAAACCAAATATGTCAGAGGTTATGAATCTTATTGGAGAAGTTCAAGGAAAAACTGCAATATTTATTGACGACATGATCGATACAGCAGGAACTATAACTAACGGTGCCGCAGCCATAGTTGAAAGAGGAGCAAAAGAAGCTTATGCTTGTTGTACTCATGCTGTTTTCTCTGATCCAGCAATAGAAAGATTAGCAGCTTCTCCTTTAAAAGAAGTTATCATAACTGACTCAATAGCTTTACCAGAAAGAAAGAAACTTGATAAAATTACTGTTTTATCAGTAGATGAAATTCTTGCTGAAGCTATAAGAAGAATTGTTAATAATCAATCTGTTTCTGAATTATTTGAAAAAAGATTTATTATAGAAAAATAA